The segment GAGCAGGGGGACGAACAGGCCGGACCACGGCAGCACGGTCTCCACCAGACTGCCGAGGTTCCCGATCCGGTTCGGGATCGCCGCGTGCAGCAGCATGACGAGCCCCAGCAGCAGTGCCGACGCCGTGAGCACGGGGCCGCGCCGGTACGGCTCCGGACGCAAGAGCGCGCGGACCGCCCGGCGGACGCCCGTGGGCCGGGGGTCCGGGCCGGTGTCCGGGCGTGCGGCGCCGGGCCGTCCGGGTCGCGCCGTGTCCGCCCCCGTCATCGTCCGTCCCCGCCCGCCGGACGCGCGGCGGGGAGCCGGCGGGTCCACGGGGACATCGGGCGCGCAGAGTGCAGGGGAGAGACCGGGGCAGGGAGCGGGGCAGAGGGTGACGCGGAGGCTGGGGCGGAGGCTGAGGTTCGCAACATGCCGCCAGTCCATACGGCCGGGTGTCGCCGCCCCGTACGGGTTTCTGGATACGCGGACGATACGTGCGGGCTCGTAGCATCGACCGCATGCGTGTCTTGATCGTCGAGGACGAACCGTACCTGGCCGAAGCGGTCCGCGACGGTCTGCGCCTGGAGGCGATCGCGGCCGACATCGCGGGCGACGGAGCCACCGCCCTGGAGCTGCTGAGCGTCAACACGTACGACATCGCGGTCCTCGACCGGGACGTTCCGGCCCCGTCGGGTGACGAGATCGCCGCACGCATCGTCGCCTCCGGCAGCGGCATGCCGATCCTGATGCTCACCGCGGCCGACCGTCTCGACGACAAGGCCTCCGGCTTCGAACTCGGCGCCGACGACTACCTCACGAAGCCCTTCGAGCTCAAGGAGCTCGCGCTCCGGCTGCGGGCGCTGGACCGCAGACGTGCCCACAGCAGGCCGCCGGTGCGGGAGCTCGCGGGCCTGCGGGTGGACCCGTTCCGCAGGGAGGTCTACCGGGACGGCCGTTATGTGGCGCTGACCAGGAAACAGTTCGCCGTCCTGGAGGTCCTCGTCGCCGCACAGGGCGGTGTCGTCAGCGCCGAGGCACTCCTGGAACGCGCCTGGGACGAGA is part of the Streptomyces asoensis genome and harbors:
- a CDS encoding response regulator transcription factor, encoding MRVLIVEDEPYLAEAVRDGLRLEAIAADIAGDGATALELLSVNTYDIAVLDRDVPAPSGDEIAARIVASGSGMPILMLTAADRLDDKASGFELGADDYLTKPFELKELALRLRALDRRRAHSRPPVRELAGLRVDPFRREVYRDGRYVALTRKQFAVLEVLVAAQGGVVSAEALLERAWDENADPFTNAVRITVSALRKRLGEPWIIATVPGVGYRIDAPPGTGPGGGGHGGAHAGGRG